GCCTCTTTTATCCGATAAGTTCGGTAAAAATACCAAAGTTCATCTAGCCAACATTGCAGCCGCCGCCGCTGAAGCGGAGGATTTCCTTGAAGACTCAGCGCAGTCATATCTGCCGAATTACGGAGAACCACTTGATTGTCATTTGCTGAAGGACAAGGCACCGGCACTTATAAAAACAGTTATCCGTCTTTTTTATGTAAAAAACCATCCTACCGGCTTGGATATCAATTATGCTCAATTGACTAAACTGGCCGACTTCATTTTACAGGGCGAAAACAACCGTAGGATTGACTTGGCAGGTTCATGTTATATGGTTATCCATAACGGCATGGCCTATTTAAAAAAATCTATGACTGAGCTGGCTGATCCCCATATAATAAATGCTCCTGCCACTGTAAACGAGGCAGCGAGCGCGGAAAATCTTTTTTGGCCGACTGATAAAATTGCAAACAATTCTAATTCTATTCATAATTTGATGATTAAGTCGGTTGAGAAGAACTGCCATATCATTTATAATGACAGAATATGGATCATACATGATTGCTCACCCCAAGAATTGGAATTGCGCAATCGTCGACCGGGAGACTGGCAAAGATGCGGCAACGGTCACAAAAGAAGTTTAAAAAAAATATTTAATGAGTGTAAAATACCGCCGGATAAACGCTCAGTGTTGTGCTTGTTGGCACGGGGAAATGAGATCGTTTGGCCGAATTTTACCAAGGAGTGCAAAAATGGCAAGAGTTGTTACGGAAAAAACTTTCATCACAAAAGCTGAGATTGCCGCAATGGTTAAACGACTCGGCAAGCAGATTACGGAAGATTATCGAGGCGAGAAAATTTTATTGATTTGTGCGTTGAAAGGCGCATTTATGTTTATGGCCGATTTGGTCCGCGAAATTGATCTACCGTTAAGAGTTGATTTTATGGCCATTTCAAGTTACGGAAATGGCACGGAAAGCAGCGGAGTGGTTAAAATACTCAAGGATTGCGATGTGAATATTACAGGTTGCCATGTTATAATCGTCGAAGATATTGTTGATTCCGGTTTAACTATGAAAAAACTTATGGAAATGCTTTCGACTCGCAATCCTGCCAGCCTTGAATTATGCGCAGCCTTCAATAAACCGGCTCGACGTAAAACTGATGTAAATCCTAAATACATAGGAATGAATGTTGCGGATGAATTTATTGTCGGCTATGGACTTGACTTTGAAGATTATTACCGCAATATACCGGAAGTATGTATTTTGCAGGAAGAGGAGAACTGATTAATGAAACGTAAACCGCTCCTAAGTGGGATCTCATTTTACATTATAGTTATTGCCGTTATTTTACTTGTTTCAACTTATCTTAACAGCGGTTCATTGAGTCAAAATAAGGTTTATTATTCTGAAATATTGAATCAATTACAGTCAAACAATGTGGATGAAGTAGAAATAACCGGTAATACCGTTGAGCTTACTTTAAAAAAGCCAATCGATAAAAATTCACAGAATTTAAAGGTTAAGAAAACAATTTCACCGTTTTGGATGGGAGAATTGCTTTCCGACTTAAAAAAAGCTGCGGCAGACCATAAACTGAAGTTTGATTATTCTGAGCCGATAAATTTCGGCGGTTGGATAAATGGGATAATGTTGCTGGTTATGTTTGGCGCAATGGGGCTGTTCTTCTATTTTGCCTATGTTAAACAATCTGGTGATAGTAAAAATGCGATGACTTTCGGGCGCAGCCGGGCCAAGCGCTTTGATCCTACGCAAAACAAAATAACTTTTGACGATGTTGCCGGAGTAGAAGAAGAAAAGCATGAGCTGCAGGAAGTTGTCGACTTTTTAAAAAATCCCAAAAAGTATTCAGAATTGGGCGCGAGAATACCTCGTGGTATTTTGCTGGTCGGCCCGCCGGGAACTGGTAAAACCCTTTTGGCTAAAGCTGTAGCAGGTGAGGCCGGAGTTCCATTTTTCAGCATCAGCGGTTCGGATTTTGTAGAAATGTTTGTAGGTGTGGGTGCCTCCCGCGTGCGTGACTTATTTGCAGAGGTAAAGAAGCATTCACCGGCAATTATTTTTATTGATGAAATTGATGCGGTAGGTAGGCATCGCGGGGCTGGTATGGGTGGTGGCCATGATGAGCGTGAGCAAACACTTAATCAGTTGCTTGTCGAGATGGATGGTTTCGGTCCCAATGAGGATGCCATCATCATGGCGGCAACCAACCGACCGGATATTTTGGATCCAGCCTTATTGAGGCCAGGCCGCTTTGACCGTCAAGTAACTGTTATGCGTCCGGATTTACTCGGGCGAGAAGCCATTTTAAAAGTTCACAGCAAATCGAAGCCATTAGACCCATCTATTGATTTAAAAGAAGTTGCTCGGATCACTCCTGGGTTTACCGGGGCAGATTTGGCCAATTTGTTAAACGAAGCAGCTTTACTATGTGCAAGACGTAATGCCAAAATAATTACGTATAATGATATTTCTGAAGCTGTTTTCAAGGTAATGATAGGACCGGAGAAGAAAAGTCATTTGATGAATGATCATGATAAAACACTTACTTCTTATCATGAAGCCGGTCATGCCATAATTCTCCGCACTGTCTCAACCACAGACCGGGTAGAGCGCGTTTCGATTATTCCAGCCGGTGGAGCTGGCGGTTATACTGCGCATAAACCATATGAAGATCACTACTATAACACGCAAAAAATGTTGTTGGCAGAGATAATGGTTGCGTTGGGGGGACGGGCAGCAGAAGAAATTTTGTATGGAGAAGTCAGTACCGGAGCATCCAGTGATTTACAGCACTGTAATTCGATCGCTCGTGATATGATTTGCAAATACGGCATGAGCGAAAAACTGCCTAACTTGGTTTTCGGCAGCAATGACAATGAGGTTTTCTTGGGACGAGATTACGGTCACGTCAAGAATTATTCAAGTGAAATCGCCGGAATTATTGATGAAGAAGTCAGATGCATAATTACTAAAGCTTATACTGATGTGTTGGCAATATTACGTGCCAAGTGGAAAGCTTTGGATGCACTGGCAAAGGTCTTGATCAATAAGGAAAAAATAGAAGGTGGCGAATTTGAGGAAATATACTTGCTAAATACAACCGAAGCTGATCGTGCCGGCGATGCCGATAACCCTGCGGTAGCTAAATTTTCTGCCGGTATTCAAGCCAAGTTAAATAAAGTTAAGATAGATGAATCAGAGAAATCAGAGAAAATGGAGAATACGGATGAGAGCACAGCCGAGTCGCGGGAGAATTCTGCTCCGGGGTCAGATAAATCTGACGTCTGACGCAATCTGAGTTTAGAGCCTCTATTCGTAGTCTAAATTGCAAGTAAATCATATCTAATAGATATAAGGACATAGGATAAATAATAGATACAGGCCGCTATTTTCATAGCGGCCTGTATCATAGAAACTTACCACGATTTCATCTGACATCTAAAATTTAGCTTTTATGTCGTCAGTATTTTCTCTCACTAGTCGAGGGGCAAAAGACCGAATTTCTTCCGGCCCCAAGAAGAGAATAATATCGTTCGCTTGAACAATTTCGCTAAGCCTTGCTTTTATATCCGCAAATGATCTGTAGAAGCTAGCATTGCCTCCGGCGGCATTCAAGGCATCAGCTAATAATTTTGAGCTCATGCCTTCAGTACTTTTTTCGCGATCGCTGTATATTTCATAGAGTAGAACTTCTCGTACAGGCAATAAGGCTTTGATATATTCGTCGAAGAGAATTTTCACCCTATTGTAAGTAAGCGGCTGATAAACCACCCAAATGTTGTTATGGGGCAGGTGAGCTGCTGCTGCCAAAGTAGCTTTCGTTGCGGTAGGATGGTGTGCATAATCGGCAACAACCAATGCACCCTTAAATTTCCCCTTAATAGAGAAACGCCCTTCGGCTCCAGTAAATTCTCTAAAGGCTTTCACATAGACCTCATCAGAAATATTTTCGAGATCAGCCAACGCTATTGCGGCCAAGGCATTGGCTATATTATGCTTACCTGGTACATTTAAAGCTATATTCAGAGCTTTGCGTCCGTTCGGTCGGATAACTTTGAACTCTGGGCAGCCGTTGGGTTGATAATTTACATCTACAGCAACGTAATCTGCTGCATGTAAAGTGTCGGTAGTCGTTTGGATATTTTCTTTCTCATCAAGAACCGCAAAGGTGATAATATGCAGAGGCTTGTTTAATTTAGCAGCAAGTTTAGTTCGAAAAAGTGGCATGTATTTGCCGGCTGCTGCGCACACCAAAAAGCCGTCGGGATCAATTTTATTTACAAAATCGACAAAAGAATCAACTAGAGTTGGTACATCGTGAAAAAAGTCCAAATGATCGGCATCAATGTTCAATACAGCCGCCGCTTTGGAGCGCATGTGCAAAAAGCTGTTGGCATATTCGCAAGCTTCGGAGACAAGTAACTCGGACTGGGGTTCATAATGCACCGTATTTCCACCAAACATAGGCAACTCGGCACCTATATGGACGTTAGGCTTTTTATCTGCCATCATGAAAATTGTCGTCAGCATTGCCGTTGTCGTTGTTTTGCCATGAGTCCCGGCAATGTTATAAACGTTTTTATATTTGTATGTAAGCTTGCCTAGATACTCCCCGCGGTCAAGTACAGGAATTCCTAAAGTTTCGGCTGTTACGACTTCAGGATTATCCGGTGGAACAGCAGCGGTACGAACTACAGTAGTCGGATGAAGATTAACGATATTTTCTGGGACTTGACGGCTAAATACAGTTATTCCCATATTCCGCAAAGAATCAAGTCGGGGGGAATTGTGATTATCTGAACCTGCAACCGTATGGCCAGCTTTAGCGGCAAGTTCAGCCAAGCCGTACATGCTTATTCCACCGATGCCGACGAAATATAAATCCACTTGCTTTTTCTCCGGCCTCTCGGCACTATT
This is a stretch of genomic DNA from Mageeibacillus indolicus UPII9-5. It encodes these proteins:
- the ftsH gene encoding ATP-dependent zinc metalloprotease FtsH, yielding MKRKPLLSGISFYIIVIAVILLVSTYLNSGSLSQNKVYYSEILNQLQSNNVDEVEITGNTVELTLKKPIDKNSQNLKVKKTISPFWMGELLSDLKKAAADHKLKFDYSEPINFGGWINGIMLLVMFGAMGLFFYFAYVKQSGDSKNAMTFGRSRAKRFDPTQNKITFDDVAGVEEEKHELQEVVDFLKNPKKYSELGARIPRGILLVGPPGTGKTLLAKAVAGEAGVPFFSISGSDFVEMFVGVGASRVRDLFAEVKKHSPAIIFIDEIDAVGRHRGAGMGGGHDEREQTLNQLLVEMDGFGPNEDAIIMAATNRPDILDPALLRPGRFDRQVTVMRPDLLGREAILKVHSKSKPLDPSIDLKEVARITPGFTGADLANLLNEAALLCARRNAKIITYNDISEAVFKVMIGPEKKSHLMNDHDKTLTSYHEAGHAIILRTVSTTDRVERVSIIPAGGAGGYTAHKPYEDHYYNTQKMLLAEIMVALGGRAAEEILYGEVSTGASSDLQHCNSIARDMICKYGMSEKLPNLVFGSNDNEVFLGRDYGHVKNYSSEIAGIIDEEVRCIITKAYTDVLAILRAKWKALDALAKVLINKEKIEGGEFEEIYLLNTTEADRAGDADNPAVAKFSAGIQAKLNKVKIDESEKSEKMENTDESTAESRENSAPGSDKSDV
- the hpt gene encoding hypoxanthine phosphoribosyltransferase, translating into MARVVTEKTFITKAEIAAMVKRLGKQITEDYRGEKILLICALKGAFMFMADLVREIDLPLRVDFMAISSYGNGTESSGVVKILKDCDVNITGCHVIIVEDIVDSGLTMKKLMEMLSTRNPASLELCAAFNKPARRKTDVNPKYIGMNVADEFIVGYGLDFEDYYRNIPEVCILQEEEN
- the murC gene encoding UDP-N-acetylmuramate--L-alanine ligase, encoding MDKMDKNSAERPEKKQVDLYFVGIGGISMYGLAELAAKAGHTVAGSDNHNSPRLDSLRNMGITVFSRQVPENIVNLHPTTVVRTAAVPPDNPEVVTAETLGIPVLDRGEYLGKLTYKYKNVYNIAGTHGKTTTTAMLTTIFMMADKKPNVHIGAELPMFGGNTVHYEPQSELLVSEACEYANSFLHMRSKAAAVLNIDADHLDFFHDVPTLVDSFVDFVNKIDPDGFLVCAAAGKYMPLFRTKLAAKLNKPLHIITFAVLDEKENIQTTTDTLHAADYVAVDVNYQPNGCPEFKVIRPNGRKALNIALNVPGKHNIANALAAIALADLENISDEVYVKAFREFTGAEGRFSIKGKFKGALVVADYAHHPTATKATLAAAAHLPHNNIWVVYQPLTYNRVKILFDEYIKALLPVREVLLYEIYSDREKSTEGMSSKLLADALNAAGGNASFYRSFADIKARLSEIVQANDIILFLGPEEIRSFAPRLVRENTDDIKAKF
- the tilS gene encoding tRNA lysidine(34) synthetase TilS yields the protein MNKNLVLSPLAYSLYKRGLAENWWALMDNLVVACSGGADSLALLYVLHEISTVVKFKLEVIHFNHGLRLEAAEEAAAVETIARSLQLPFTLGVWDRGNCATPSNSVGSNDFFDGISENASRQARYAFFKHYLAENCASERSYIALAHHLDDQAETVFFRLMRGCGINGLQGMRNFSGRYFRPFLQTPQAKLKSYLISHNIAWSEDASNSDEKFTRNYLRHSLLPLLSDKFGKNTKVHLANIAAAAAEAEDFLEDSAQSYLPNYGEPLDCHLLKDKAPALIKTVIRLFYVKNHPTGLDINYAQLTKLADFILQGENNRRIDLAGSCYMVIHNGMAYLKKSMTELADPHIINAPATVNEAASAENLFWPTDKIANNSNSIHNLMIKSVEKNCHIIYNDRIWIIHDCSPQELELRNRRPGDWQRCGNGHKRSLKKIFNECKIPPDKRSVLCLLARGNEIVWPNFTKECKNGKSCYGKNFHHKS